One window of Acidobacteriota bacterium genomic DNA carries:
- the ndhC gene encoding NADH-quinone oxidoreductase subunit A, whose product MLTFVSKIFYSNRYYSYKLNFYECGFKNYSYKSVNYEINYSMLILFLLLYDGEFLILIPFGLNTLAFSLEIFITFFFFIT is encoded by the coding sequence ATTTTAACTTTTGTTTCTAAAATTTTTTACTCAAACAGGTATTATAGTTATAAATTAAATTTTTATGAATGTGGTTTTAAAAATTACTCTTATAAAAGTGTAAATTATGAAATAAACTACAGCATGTTAATACTCTTTTTATTATTGTATGATGGTGAGTTTTTAATATTAATACCTTTTGGTTTAAATACCTTAGCGTTTAGTTTAGAAATTTTTATAACATTTTTTTTCTTTATAACATGA